A region of Streptomyces sp. NBC_01750 DNA encodes the following proteins:
- a CDS encoding HAD-IC family P-type ATPase: MADLARDGVADAVRDAHLAGIRIHVITGDYGLTAAEIARQVGIGHVGSPVLAGDALDRMSDKDLDELLSRRQEIVFARTSPEAKLRICEALRARGEVVAMTGDGVNDAPALRHADIGVAMGKSGTDVAREAATMVLTDDNFATIVSAVDAGRRVFDNVRKFVLYIFAHAVPEVVPFLVFALSGGHIPLPLTVLQILAIDLGTETLPALALGREPAEPGLMSRPPRSRKTGVINRALLFRAWAFLGTISAALVMGGFLFTLWHAGWHPGDPTGSGNPLHQAYLEATTITFVGVVACQIGTAFAARTDRASLFTVGVWTNRLLLWGIAFELAFTAAVVYAPPLQHIFGTAALSPAQLAVVAPFPLIVWGADEVLRWVRRHRDATRDATLDTSVTSRLVEGRTAEQTG, translated from the coding sequence ATGGCAGACCTCGCACGTGACGGCGTCGCCGACGCCGTCAGGGACGCACACCTGGCCGGAATCCGTATCCACGTCATCACCGGCGACTACGGACTCACCGCCGCGGAAATAGCCCGCCAGGTCGGCATCGGCCACGTCGGCAGCCCGGTCCTCGCAGGCGACGCACTGGACCGGATGAGCGACAAGGACCTCGACGAACTGCTCTCGCGACGCCAGGAGATCGTCTTCGCCCGCACTTCACCAGAGGCCAAGCTGCGTATCTGCGAAGCCCTGCGGGCGCGGGGCGAGGTGGTGGCGATGACCGGAGACGGCGTCAACGACGCTCCCGCCCTGCGCCACGCCGACATCGGTGTCGCCATGGGCAAATCGGGAACAGACGTGGCCCGTGAAGCAGCCACGATGGTGCTCACCGACGACAACTTCGCCACCATCGTCTCCGCGGTCGACGCGGGGCGACGCGTCTTCGACAATGTCCGCAAGTTCGTGCTCTACATCTTCGCCCACGCGGTGCCCGAGGTCGTCCCCTTCCTCGTCTTCGCACTCTCCGGGGGTCACATCCCGCTGCCGCTGACCGTCCTGCAGATCCTGGCGATCGACCTCGGTACCGAAACGCTGCCCGCGCTCGCACTCGGACGCGAGCCCGCCGAGCCCGGACTAATGTCCCGCCCGCCGCGATCACGCAAGACGGGAGTCATCAACCGGGCCCTCCTCTTCCGCGCATGGGCGTTCCTGGGAACCATCTCCGCGGCCCTGGTCATGGGCGGCTTCCTCTTCACCCTCTGGCACGCCGGCTGGCACCCAGGAGATCCCACAGGCAGCGGCAACCCTCTGCACCAGGCATATCTGGAAGCGACGACCATCACGTTCGTCGGTGTCGTCGCCTGCCAGATCGGCACCGCGTTCGCCGCCCGCACCGACCGCGCCTCTCTGTTCACAGTCGGCGTCTGGACCAACCGCCTGCTCCTGTGGGGCATCGCCTTCGAGCTGGCCTTCACCGCGGCAGTCGTGTACGCGCCGCCCCTCCAGCACATCTTCGGCACGGCAGCCCTCAGCCCGGCTCAGCTCGCAGTCGTCGCACCGTTCCCGCTCATCGTCTGGGGAGCCGACGAAGTCCTCCGCTGGGTCCGCCGCCATCGCGACGCAACAAGGGACGCGACGCTCGATACGTCCGTGACATCACGCCTCGTAGAGGGGCGTACGGCAGAACAGACAGGGTGA
- a CDS encoding cation-translocating P-type ATPase — protein MRTSPSGLTSREAARRQLVYGPNVLTRSGGRRWPGELLSQFTQPLAILLALAAVLAWAGGTPALSVAVVAVILLNAGFAFVQEMQAERAVEALAAFLPPTARVVRDDVRCEIAAKDLVPGDILVVSEGDRVCADARIIEGTLMLDLSSLTGESLPVTRSPEPSDETGSLLEAHELVFSGTTCSGGEAEAVVTLTGMHTELGRIAALSQRVHTERSPLEKQVRRATWIIAVVAVVIGAAFLPIGVAAGLGWSAAIGFSIGLIVANVPEGLLPTITLALAAGVRELAAGGAVVKRLSGVETLGSTTVICTDKTGTLTENRMRVTRLWLAGGEMDAARAVHEPRAALLAASAAASTTAEAPTPAQPQGSGDPTELAILRLAEELGVAIVPSQRKAARRTIFPFDAHLKRMSTVNDEAGATTVHTNGAPEAVLPCCTRLLDPQGKSVELDAALRGELSATIDGYAASGLRVLAIAHHVLDDGQKAPAERSAAESDLTLIGPGRHGRPRT, from the coding sequence CTGCGCACCTCCCCCTCGGGCCTCACCAGCCGGGAGGCGGCCCGCCGACAACTGGTCTACGGCCCGAACGTGCTGACCCGGTCCGGCGGCAGGCGCTGGCCGGGGGAGCTGCTCTCCCAGTTCACCCAGCCCCTGGCCATCCTGCTGGCCCTTGCGGCCGTCCTGGCATGGGCCGGAGGAACACCGGCACTCTCGGTCGCTGTTGTGGCCGTGATCCTCCTGAACGCCGGATTCGCCTTCGTCCAGGAGATGCAGGCCGAGCGGGCCGTGGAGGCGTTGGCCGCGTTCCTGCCGCCCACCGCCAGGGTCGTGCGCGACGATGTGCGGTGCGAGATCGCGGCCAAGGACCTCGTGCCCGGCGACATCCTCGTCGTCTCCGAGGGCGACCGGGTCTGTGCCGACGCGCGGATCATCGAGGGCACCCTCATGCTGGACCTGTCCTCACTGACCGGCGAATCGCTTCCCGTGACCCGCTCGCCCGAGCCGTCCGACGAGACCGGCTCCCTGCTGGAGGCACACGAACTGGTCTTCAGCGGCACCACCTGCAGCGGCGGCGAGGCAGAAGCGGTCGTGACCCTGACGGGTATGCACACCGAGCTGGGCCGCATCGCCGCGTTGTCCCAGCGCGTACACACGGAACGCAGCCCCCTGGAGAAGCAGGTGCGGCGGGCCACCTGGATCATCGCCGTCGTCGCTGTCGTGATCGGCGCGGCCTTCCTGCCCATCGGAGTCGCCGCCGGGCTGGGCTGGAGCGCGGCCATCGGCTTCTCCATCGGACTGATCGTCGCCAACGTCCCCGAAGGGCTGCTGCCGACCATCACCCTGGCCCTTGCCGCGGGAGTGCGGGAACTCGCGGCCGGCGGAGCCGTCGTCAAACGCCTCTCGGGAGTCGAGACCCTGGGATCGACGACCGTGATCTGCACGGACAAGACCGGCACCCTCACCGAGAACAGGATGCGGGTCACCCGGCTGTGGCTGGCGGGCGGCGAGATGGACGCGGCCCGGGCCGTTCACGAGCCGCGGGCGGCACTCCTCGCAGCGAGCGCCGCCGCCTCCACCACCGCGGAGGCACCCACACCGGCACAGCCTCAGGGCAGCGGCGATCCCACCGAACTCGCGATCCTCCGCCTGGCCGAGGAACTCGGCGTCGCCATCGTGCCCTCCCAGCGCAAGGCCGCCCGCCGCACGATCTTCCCCTTCGACGCCCACCTGAAGCGCATGTCCACCGTGAACGACGAAGCAGGCGCCACCACGGTCCACACCAACGGCGCCCCCGAAGCCGTCCTGCCCTGCTGCACCCGCCTCCTCGACCCACAGGGAAAGAGCGTCGAACTGGACGCCGCCCTGCGCGGAGAGCTGAGCGCCACCATCGACGGCTACGCGGCTTCCGGACTGCGGGTGCTCGCCATCGCCCACCATGTCCTGGACGACGGGCAGAAGGCGCCGGCAGAGCGGTCGGCGGCGGAATCCGACCTGACCCTGATCGGCCCTGGTCGCCATGGCAGACCTCGCACGTGA
- a CDS encoding universal stress protein — MAQHTDEKPWPVVVGVDGSPCSQAALRWALAQAKLSGSAIEAVAAWQYPEVYGYSYGWVPSMPEGGEFAKAAERAVEETVATVREQLDDPAEVAIRVAEGHPVEVLMDAGRNAQLLVLGSRGHGTFTGILLGSVSQHCVQHAPCPVVVVPQP; from the coding sequence ATGGCCCAGCACACCGATGAGAAGCCCTGGCCCGTCGTCGTGGGGGTCGACGGCTCGCCCTGCTCACAGGCAGCACTGAGGTGGGCACTGGCGCAGGCCAAGCTGAGCGGCAGCGCCATCGAGGCGGTCGCCGCCTGGCAGTACCCGGAGGTGTACGGGTACAGCTATGGCTGGGTCCCGTCGATGCCCGAAGGAGGCGAGTTCGCCAAGGCCGCCGAACGAGCCGTGGAGGAAACCGTGGCCACCGTGCGCGAACAGCTGGACGACCCGGCCGAGGTGGCGATCCGCGTGGCCGAGGGCCATCCCGTGGAGGTACTGATGGACGCGGGCCGCAACGCACAGCTTCTGGTCCTGGGCAGCCGGGGCCACGGCACCTTCACCGGCATCCTCCTCGGCTCGGTAAGCCAGCACTGCGTGCAGCACGCACCCTGCCCGGTGGTCGTCGTCCCCCAACCGTGA
- a CDS encoding slipin family protein, translating into MELLVFLIVIVALLVVVTIAMAVKVVKQYEQGVLFRFGRLVGSREPGLRFIIPFVDVLHRVSLRIVTMPIQSQGIITRDNVSVDVSAVAYFRVVDAVKSVIAIENVHAAINQIAQTTLRKVVGQHTLDETLSETDRINLDIREILDVATVEWGVEVTLVELKDIQLPDSMKRAMARQAEAEREKRAKIINAEGESLAAAALGDASDIMMDHPLALQLRNLQSLVEIGVDKNTTVVFPAPLMSTIGELGSFLARETAAAGSATPPPADRTTTSPDPELNGAVVAV; encoded by the coding sequence ATGGAACTACTCGTTTTCCTGATCGTCATAGTGGCCCTGCTGGTCGTCGTGACGATCGCCATGGCCGTCAAGGTCGTCAAGCAGTACGAGCAAGGGGTGCTGTTCAGGTTCGGCCGGCTCGTCGGATCACGGGAACCGGGGCTGCGGTTCATCATTCCGTTCGTCGATGTCCTGCACCGGGTCTCACTGCGGATCGTCACGATGCCCATTCAGTCGCAGGGCATCATCACACGCGACAACGTGAGCGTCGACGTGTCGGCGGTGGCGTACTTCCGCGTCGTGGACGCCGTGAAGTCGGTCATCGCGATCGAGAACGTGCACGCCGCGATCAACCAGATCGCCCAGACCACCCTGCGCAAGGTCGTCGGCCAGCACACCCTCGACGAGACGCTCTCGGAGACCGACCGCATCAACCTGGACATCCGGGAGATCCTCGACGTCGCCACCGTCGAGTGGGGCGTGGAGGTCACCCTGGTCGAGCTCAAGGACATCCAGCTGCCCGACAGCATGAAGCGGGCGATGGCCCGCCAGGCCGAGGCAGAGCGGGAGAAGCGAGCGAAGATCATCAACGCCGAGGGCGAGTCGCTGGCCGCAGCGGCCCTCGGAGACGCGTCGGACATCATGATGGACCATCCCCTGGCCCTCCAACTGCGCAACCTCCAGAGCCTGGTGGAGATCGGCGTGGACAAGAACACCACCGTCGTCTTCCCCGCCCCCCTCATGAGCACCATCGGCGAACTCGGCTCCTTCCTCGCCCGCGAGACGGCGGCCGCAGGCTCCGCGACGCCGCCGCCCGCCGACCGCACCACGACCAGCCCGGACCCGGAACTGAACGGGGCAGTCGTGGCCGTCTGA
- a CDS encoding DUF2180 family protein, which produces MTTSAVAVCRNCGASLCPDHVKFTEPHLERHEGMGVATLKKPARRLTCLVCHDAEHQF; this is translated from the coding sequence GTGACCACCTCGGCCGTCGCCGTCTGCCGGAACTGCGGGGCCTCGCTCTGCCCTGATCACGTCAAGTTCACCGAGCCGCATCTGGAGCGGCACGAGGGCATGGGCGTCGCCACTCTCAAGAAGCCTGCTCGCCGCCTTACGTGCCTCGTCTGTCATGACGCGGAGCACCAGTTCTGA
- a CDS encoding sensor histidine kinase — translation MNVREPAPSEKVPRLRLDELLEGLQAQIGVVRGTQGRLHGLLEAVLSLGGELDLSQVLRHITKAAVVLVDAEYGALGVVGPDQSLAQFLPVGVSEAEQARIGVSPAGHGLLGELISHPEPLRLKELSEHPASHGFPSHHPPMHSFLGVPVRVRGEVFGNLYLTQKRGGLPFDSEDEAVLSTLAAAAGVAIDNARLYAEGQVRERWLAASAELTRGLLSGTPETKVLELMLNRAQDITSADLGVVELVTPGTQELRGVLALGEGAAQHRGVRLPRGGTLSGEALASGQLIVTSEVGSDPRVTYCPERWTGLGPAVAVPMSTGDKDRGVLVLARTAGRPPFTQAEIAPLPGFAGQAALALELADRRRAAEQVSLLEDRDRIARDLHDLAIQRLFATGMTLQSANRFVEHPEATERIGRAVDDLDATIKIIRSTIFGLRDHDSTVIGHGLRARASRTAEGAVPALGFTPSLLMEGLLDTGVPHTVADEVVAVLSEALSNVARHAHTPSAEIALVVRNERLTLTVTGNGVGIGDGGHSGGLRNLSERARNLGGELTLTAPPEGGTLLRWAVPLPDRR, via the coding sequence GTGAACGTCAGGGAACCCGCACCGTCCGAGAAGGTGCCACGACTACGCCTGGACGAGCTGCTCGAAGGGCTTCAGGCGCAGATCGGGGTGGTCCGCGGCACCCAGGGGCGCCTTCACGGGCTGCTGGAGGCGGTCCTGTCGTTGGGCGGTGAGCTCGATCTCTCCCAGGTGCTGCGCCACATAACCAAAGCCGCGGTGGTTCTGGTCGATGCCGAATACGGCGCACTTGGTGTCGTAGGTCCCGATCAGAGCCTCGCGCAGTTCCTCCCGGTCGGGGTCAGCGAGGCCGAGCAGGCACGGATCGGGGTTTCGCCCGCCGGGCACGGGCTCCTCGGCGAGCTGATCAGCCATCCGGAGCCGTTGCGGCTGAAAGAGCTGTCGGAACACCCGGCCTCGCACGGCTTTCCCTCGCACCACCCGCCGATGCACTCCTTCCTGGGTGTGCCCGTCCGTGTCCGGGGAGAAGTGTTCGGCAACCTCTACCTCACCCAGAAACGCGGTGGCCTCCCGTTCGACAGCGAGGACGAGGCCGTCCTGTCGACCCTGGCCGCAGCCGCAGGGGTGGCGATCGACAACGCCCGTCTGTACGCGGAGGGACAGGTCAGAGAACGCTGGTTGGCAGCCAGTGCCGAACTCACGCGTGGCCTGCTCTCCGGAACGCCTGAAACGAAGGTGTTGGAGCTGATGCTGAACCGGGCGCAGGACATCACGTCGGCCGATCTCGGCGTGGTCGAACTGGTCACCCCCGGGACGCAGGAACTGCGCGGGGTACTCGCGCTCGGGGAAGGTGCCGCGCAGCATCGTGGTGTGAGGCTGCCTCGCGGGGGGACTCTGAGCGGGGAGGCCCTGGCCTCAGGGCAGTTGATCGTCACGTCGGAGGTGGGGAGTGACCCGAGGGTCACCTACTGTCCCGAACGGTGGACGGGGCTGGGGCCCGCGGTCGCCGTTCCCATGAGTACCGGTGACAAGGATCGCGGGGTGCTCGTACTCGCGCGCACCGCGGGACGCCCGCCCTTCACCCAGGCGGAGATCGCGCCGCTGCCCGGTTTCGCCGGCCAGGCCGCCCTCGCGCTGGAACTCGCCGACCGACGCAGGGCGGCCGAGCAGGTGAGCCTGCTGGAGGACCGCGACCGCATCGCGCGCGACCTCCACGACCTGGCCATCCAAAGGCTGTTCGCCACGGGAATGACGCTGCAGAGCGCGAATCGCTTCGTCGAGCACCCGGAAGCGACCGAGCGGATCGGCCGGGCGGTCGACGACCTCGACGCCACCATCAAAATCATCCGGTCCACGATCTTCGGTCTGCGCGACCACGACAGCACCGTGATCGGCCACGGCCTGCGGGCCCGTGCCTCCAGGACCGCCGAGGGAGCCGTTCCCGCGCTGGGGTTCACTCCGTCCCTGCTCATGGAGGGCCTGCTCGACACCGGTGTCCCGCACACCGTGGCGGACGAGGTCGTGGCGGTGCTGAGCGAAGCACTGTCGAACGTGGCCCGGCACGCACACACCCCGTCCGCGGAGATCGCACTCGTCGTCCGCAACGAGCGGCTCACACTGACCGTCACCGGCAACGGCGTCGGAATCGGCGACGGCGGACACAGCGGCGGGCTGCGCAATCTCAGTGAGCGCGCGCGGAACCTGGGTGGTGAACTCACCCTGACCGCCCCGCCCGAGGGCGGCACCCTGCTCCGCTGGGCCGTCCCACTGCCTGATCGCCGCTAG
- a CDS encoding response regulator transcription factor, with protein MSQERVFTPESPIRVFLLDDHEVVRRGLHDLLDLEPDIAVVGEAGTSAQALVRAPALRPDVAILDIRLPDSDGITGCRELRDRMPELACLMLTSFDDDDALLDAIMAGAAGYVLKQIKGSDLVTAVRTVASGQSMLDPATTGRLMSGLRAPSGQPAAEAGPLDALTVRERQILDPIGEGLTNRQIGKRLYLSEKTVKNHISRLLAKLGVKRRVQAAVLAVRLTSPPHHQDA; from the coding sequence ATGAGCCAGGAACGCGTCTTCACACCGGAGTCACCGATCCGGGTCTTCCTGCTCGACGATCACGAGGTCGTACGACGCGGGTTGCACGACCTGCTCGACCTGGAACCGGACATCGCGGTGGTCGGCGAGGCGGGAACCAGTGCGCAGGCGCTGGTCCGCGCTCCGGCGCTGCGTCCGGATGTCGCGATCCTGGACATTCGCCTCCCGGACAGCGACGGCATCACCGGCTGCCGTGAACTGCGTGACCGGATGCCGGAGTTGGCCTGCCTGATGCTGACTTCGTTCGATGATGACGACGCCCTGCTGGACGCGATCATGGCCGGGGCGGCCGGCTACGTACTGAAGCAGATCAAGGGCTCCGACCTGGTCACGGCGGTGCGTACGGTGGCCTCGGGGCAGTCGATGCTGGACCCGGCGACCACCGGACGGCTGATGAGCGGTCTGCGCGCACCCTCCGGGCAACCTGCTGCAGAGGCAGGACCGTTGGACGCTCTGACCGTGCGCGAACGCCAAATTCTGGATCCGATCGGTGAGGGACTCACCAACCGCCAGATCGGCAAGCGTCTCTATCTGTCGGAGAAGACCGTCAAGAACCACATATCGCGGCTTCTGGCGAAACTCGGGGTCAAGCGCCGCGTCCAGGCAGCTGTTCTGGCGGTCCGGCTGACCTCGCCGCCCCACCACCAGGACGCCTGA
- a CDS encoding flavodoxin domain-containing protein, translating to MARRALVAYGTRNGSTRGMAEAVKDALRTHGIGIGAEVYPASEVSDGTPYDVGVLGGALYAGRQHGDAVRFARRHRARCWIGRCGCSAAVRSTHRPTSGTSHRLEARARGQVLAHQLHAVGVRLLGLYGPAGSGPPR from the coding sequence ATGGCACGGCGAGCACTCGTCGCGTACGGAACGAGGAACGGTTCGACACGGGGAATGGCCGAGGCCGTCAAAGACGCCTTGCGCACCCACGGGATCGGGATCGGGGCCGAGGTGTATCCCGCGTCCGAGGTCAGCGACGGGACTCCTTACGACGTGGGGGTCCTCGGCGGCGCGCTGTACGCGGGCCGCCAGCACGGGGACGCCGTACGGTTCGCGCGCCGACACCGTGCGCGCTGCTGGATCGGGCGGTGTGGCTGTTCAGCAGCGGTCCGCTCGACGCATCGGCCGACGAGCGGGACATCCCACCGGCTCGAAGCCCGGGCGCGAGGCCAGGTGCTTGCCCATCAGCTCCACGCAGTCGGAGTCCGCCTGCTGGGTCTCTACGGGCCCGCCGGTAGCGGGCCGCCGCGCTGA
- a CDS encoding CBS domain-containing protein gives MRHSKIGSVMTGDVVCVEFGTPFKEVARLLAHHRISGLPVVDDDERVIGVVSGTDLIRDQAGTARSPGPSPHPRPLPDGQDIGDRDVRVGAHSAGRLMSKPAVTVHAEDTVAVGTRMMAQHGVERLPVVDEEDRLVGIVTRRDLLQLFLRPDAHLHREVVEEVLGGALGLPLAAVAVDVHDGVVTLTGEVERRVEATVAQRMTQQVDGVIDVVPELTWRIDDSVGEAVEEDLKDVADAWIHKL, from the coding sequence ATGCGGCACAGCAAGATCGGCTCCGTGATGACGGGCGACGTCGTATGCGTCGAGTTCGGCACTCCGTTCAAGGAGGTGGCCCGTCTTCTCGCTCACCACAGGATCAGCGGCCTGCCCGTCGTGGACGACGATGAGCGGGTGATCGGGGTCGTCTCCGGCACCGACCTGATACGCGACCAGGCAGGCACAGCGCGTTCCCCCGGGCCGTCGCCGCACCCGCGGCCCCTGCCCGACGGACAAGACATCGGGGACAGGGATGTCAGGGTCGGGGCACATTCGGCCGGCCGGCTGATGTCGAAGCCCGCCGTCACGGTGCACGCCGAGGACACCGTCGCCGTCGGCACGCGGATGATGGCGCAGCACGGGGTCGAACGGCTGCCGGTCGTCGACGAGGAGGACCGCCTCGTCGGCATCGTGACCCGGCGGGACCTGTTGCAGCTCTTCCTGCGGCCGGACGCACACCTGCACCGCGAAGTCGTGGAAGAGGTCCTGGGCGGTGCCCTGGGCCTGCCGCTCGCGGCGGTCGCTGTCGACGTCCACGACGGGGTGGTCACTCTCACGGGCGAGGTGGAGCGGCGCGTCGAGGCCACGGTCGCGCAGCGGATGACCCAACAGGTCGACGGTGTGATCGATGTCGTCCCCGAGCTGACCTGGCGTATCGACGACAGCGTGGGCGAAGCGGTGGAGGAGGACCTGAAGGACGTGGCGGACGCCTGGATCCACAAACTCTGA
- a CDS encoding PspA/IM30 family protein yields the protein MAWLITHSRREKAAISSIAHRIAALFRIKANKALDKAEDPREVLDYSYAQQQEMLRKVQRGVADVATSRKRIELQISQLQQSGGKLEGQAQQALAAGREDLAREALTRRTAVASQVTDLQTQQSSLQDQEEKLTLASQRLQAKVDAFRTRKETIKAAYTAAEAQTRITEAVTGIGEEMGDVGLAMQRAQDKTEQMQARAGALDELLASGALEDATLPAGRDDIQAELERVTADSDVDKELAMMKAQLPAASTPPAVEGGGTRQAPPEQEATS from the coding sequence ATGGCCTGGCTGATTACTCACTCCCGTCGAGAGAAGGCCGCTATTAGCAGCATCGCTCACCGCATAGCCGCCCTGTTCCGGATCAAGGCGAATAAGGCGCTGGACAAGGCCGAGGACCCCCGTGAGGTGCTGGACTACTCCTATGCCCAGCAGCAGGAGATGCTGCGAAAGGTACAACGCGGTGTGGCGGACGTGGCCACCAGCCGCAAACGCATCGAGCTGCAGATCAGCCAATTGCAGCAGTCCGGCGGCAAGCTGGAGGGACAGGCCCAGCAGGCGCTGGCCGCCGGACGCGAGGACCTCGCCCGCGAGGCCCTGACCCGGCGCACCGCCGTGGCCTCGCAGGTCACCGACCTGCAGACCCAGCAGTCATCGCTGCAGGACCAGGAGGAGAAGCTCACCCTCGCCTCGCAGCGCCTGCAGGCGAAGGTGGATGCGTTCCGCACCCGCAAGGAGACCATCAAGGCCGCCTACACCGCGGCCGAGGCCCAGACCCGTATCACCGAGGCCGTCACCGGCATCGGGGAGGAGATGGGCGATGTCGGCCTGGCCATGCAGCGGGCCCAGGACAAGACCGAGCAGATGCAGGCACGCGCCGGTGCACTGGATGAACTGCTCGCTTCCGGGGCGCTGGAGGACGCCACCCTGCCGGCCGGTCGTGACGACATCCAGGCCGAACTCGAGCGCGTAACCGCCGACAGCGACGTGGACAAGGAACTGGCCATGATGAAGGCGCAGCTCCCGGCGGCATCCACCCCACCCGCGGTGGAGGGCGGCGGGACCCGGCAGGCACCGCCGGAACAGGAGGCAACGTCATGA
- the pspAA gene encoding PspA-associated protein PspAA, whose protein sequence is MIMRILGEGQYEIAEEHLDRLNELDAPLQSAADAGDEQVFASALSALLDAVRSLGTPLPDDRITPSDLVLPDADTSLTQVRELLSDEGLIPG, encoded by the coding sequence ATGATCATGCGGATTCTCGGCGAGGGCCAGTACGAGATCGCCGAAGAGCACCTCGACCGGCTCAACGAGCTGGACGCCCCGCTGCAGTCGGCCGCCGACGCGGGCGACGAGCAGGTCTTCGCCTCCGCGTTGTCGGCCCTGCTGGACGCGGTGCGCAGCCTCGGCACACCCCTGCCGGACGACAGGATCACGCCCTCCGACCTGGTGCTGCCCGATGCGGACACCAGCCTCACGCAGGTGCGGGAACTGCTCTCCGACGAGGGTCTGATCCCGGGGTGA
- the htpX gene encoding zinc metalloprotease HtpX: protein MRSRFEPDRQLTSRMVVTMFLLGLVYVAFIAALIVLLKSVVVVVVIAAGLLVAQFWFSDRIALYAMHGRLVTAEEQPRLHGVVDRLCATADMPKPRVAISDMDLPNAFATGRNADHAVVCVTTGLLRRLETEELEGVLAHELSHVAHRDVAVITIASFLGVIAGLIVRFAFYSQLFGGRNRDQNTAALLAIVMAVSALVYAISFLLIRALSRYRELAADRAAAMLTGKPSALASALTKVSGDIARIPTQDLRTAQAFNAFFFTPALGPGTAVANMFSTHPSLERRIEALAEISAQLGEAGGKPRDEA, encoded by the coding sequence ATGCGCAGCCGTTTCGAGCCCGACCGGCAGCTGACCTCCCGCATGGTGGTCACGATGTTCCTGCTCGGGCTGGTGTACGTGGCGTTCATCGCCGCGCTGATCGTGCTGCTCAAGTCCGTCGTCGTGGTGGTCGTGATCGCCGCCGGGCTGCTGGTTGCGCAGTTCTGGTTCTCGGACCGGATCGCCCTGTATGCCATGCACGGCCGCCTCGTCACCGCCGAGGAACAGCCCCGGCTGCACGGGGTCGTCGACCGGCTGTGCGCCACCGCGGACATGCCCAAACCCCGGGTGGCCATCTCCGACATGGACCTGCCCAACGCGTTTGCCACCGGCCGCAACGCCGACCACGCCGTGGTCTGCGTCACCACCGGACTGCTGCGCCGCCTGGAGACCGAGGAACTCGAGGGCGTCCTCGCCCACGAGCTCTCCCACGTCGCACACCGCGACGTCGCCGTGATCACCATCGCCTCTTTCCTGGGCGTGATCGCCGGACTCATCGTCCGCTTCGCCTTCTACTCCCAGCTGTTCGGCGGACGCAACCGCGACCAGAACACCGCCGCCCTGCTCGCGATCGTCATGGCGGTCTCCGCCCTCGTATACGCCATCAGCTTCCTGCTCATACGGGCGCTGTCCCGCTACCGCGAACTGGCCGCCGACCGCGCCGCAGCCATGCTCACCGGGAAACCCTCCGCCCTGGCCTCGGCGCTGACCAAAGTCAGCGGCGACATCGCCCGCATCCCCACCCAGGATCTGCGCACCGCCCAGGCGTTCAACGCATTCTTCTTCACCCCCGCCCTCGGACCCGGCACCGCAGTGGCCAACATGTTCTCCACCCACCCCAGCCTGGAACGCCGCATCGAGGCGCTCGCGGAGATCTCCGCGCAGCTGGGCGAGGCAGGCGGGAAACCGCGCGACGAGGCATGA
- the pspAB gene encoding PspA-associated protein PspAB: protein MGFLDVLLGRSKPVKPDLDQLFGLPSAAITLQAAIGFTPTGQGAVCFAAIEGGAFAQVQQEVRALLDADSERASVPVEFSHDAYGYSWLLSRRDPGDLPALVNDLHAVNTALQDSGFGPQLLCSLATFHDAELRPLALVYLYKRGTFYPFAPLPGQKRDNPLELQVKATLKDDLRVEEDLTRWFPLWGAPGL from the coding sequence GTGGGATTCCTGGACGTCCTGCTCGGCCGGAGCAAGCCGGTCAAGCCTGACCTGGACCAGCTCTTCGGCCTGCCCTCGGCAGCGATCACCCTCCAGGCCGCGATCGGCTTCACCCCGACCGGCCAGGGCGCGGTGTGCTTCGCCGCCATCGAAGGCGGGGCATTCGCCCAAGTCCAGCAGGAGGTACGAGCCCTCCTGGACGCGGACTCCGAACGGGCCAGCGTACCGGTGGAGTTCAGCCACGACGCGTACGGATACTCGTGGCTGCTCTCCCGCCGCGACCCCGGCGATCTGCCCGCCCTGGTCAACGACCTGCACGCGGTGAACACCGCCCTGCAGGACAGCGGCTTCGGCCCGCAACTCCTGTGCTCCCTGGCCACCTTCCACGACGCCGAACTGCGCCCCCTCGCGCTGGTCTACCTCTACAAGCGCGGCACCTTCTACCCGTTCGCTCCGCTGCCCGGCCAGAAACGCGACAACCCGCTGGAACTCCAGGTCAAGGCCACGCTCAAGGACGACCTGCGCGTCGAGGAGGACCTGACCCGCTGGTTCCCGCTCTGGGGCGCCCCCGGCCTGTAG